CGTCCGCGGACCGGAGGGAGAACCGCGGCATCCTCTTCGAACAGGTGCTGCGCCTGTTCGACCAGGTGGCGGGGGACGACGGGATCACGGTGGTGCTGGAGGACCTGCACTGGGCCGACGGCGCCACCCGGGACCTGCTGGTCTTCCTGGCCCGCAACCTGGACCGGCCGGGCACACAGATCGTGGCCACCTACCGCAGCGACGACCTGCACCGATCGCATCCGCTGCGCCGCCTCCTCCCCGAACTCGAACGCCTGCCCCGGGTGGGCCGGATCGTGCTGGAACCGCTCACCCGCGAGGAGGCGGGCCGCCAGGCCGCCGCCATCCGCGGTGAGGTTCTGGGGGAGGACGCGCTGAACACGCTCTACCAGCGCAGCGAGGGCGTGCCGCTGTTCGTGGAGGCGCTGGCCGCCGCCGACAGCTGTCCGGACGACGACGACCCCGACCTGCCGGACCACTTCCGCGACCTCTTCCTGGAGCCCCTGCACCGCTTCGACGAATCCGCCATGGCCGTCCTGCGGGTGGCCGCGGTAGGCGCTGTGGCCGACTCCATCGAGCACGAGTTCCTCTACCACGCGGCCGGTCTACCCGAACACGAACTGGAGGCCGCGCTGCACATGCTGGTGGACGCCAACGTGCTGCGCCCCGGGCGCACCGGCTACCGGTTCCGGCACGCGCTGCTGCGCGACGCCGTGCACGAGGAGATCCTGCCCGGCCCGCACGCGCGGCTGCACCTGCGCTTCGCCCAGCTCATCGACGAGTACCCCGCAGTCGTGCCCGTGGACCGCCGCGCCGCCGAGCAGGCCCACCACTACCAGGCAGCCCAGGACCTGCCCCGCGCCATGGAGGCCGCCTGGTGGGCGGCGGTCCAGGCCAAGAAGACGCTCGCCTTCGACGAGCGGCTGGACATGCTGGAGCGGGTCCTGGCGCTGTGGGACCGGGTGCCCGACCCCAGCAGCCGGGTGGAGGGGCTCAGCTGGGCCCAGGTGATCAGCCGGGCCGCCAACACGGCCATCTCCGCCAACCGCAACCGGCGCGCTTTGGAGCTGGTCGACGAGGCCCTGGCGACCCTTTCCGAGGACGCCACCGACAACGAGACCCTCACGATGCGGGCGGTCCTGCTGCGCCAGCGCGGCCAGGCCCGGGCCTATCACGTGCGCGACGGCGGGATCGGCGACCTGGTCCGGGCGCTGGAGCTGCACCCGCCGCACATGCCCGGGTACAGCCAGCTGCTGGCGATCCTGGCCCGCGAGTGCGCCCTGCTGCGCGAGGACCGCGCGGAGACTCTCGAACAAAAGCTCCTCCGGGAACTGGCCGACTCCGGCCGCGGACCGCGCGCACTGGCCGAGATGGCGATAGAGGCGGCCGACACCGACAGCCTCTCCGACGCCTGCGCGACCGCCGACGCCCGTATCACCCTGGGCGGGGCGTACATGCAGGAAGGCGACATCGGACGCGGGCGCCCGCTCATGGAGCAGGGCCTGACCGAGGCCAAGGAGCTGCGCCAACCCCACATGGAGGCGCGCGGGGCCGGAAACCTGGGCCACTTCCTGCGCGAGCTGGGCCACCACGAAGAAGGGATGCGGGTCCTGGACGAGTCCCTGGCCCGGCACGAGTCCCTGGGCTGGGCCCCGGCACGCAAGTCCTTCAACCACCAGAACCGCGCCGAGATCCTGCTGGAACTGGGCGACCTGCGCGGGACCAGGGAGATCTTCCGGCTCTACCTCAGCCGCGACCAGCGGGACGGCAAACACCTGCACTACATCCAGGCGGTGGAGGCCCGGGCCGCCGCGGCCATGGGTGACGCGGCCGCCGCCAGGGCCGCGGCGGGACCCAAGGGCGACCGCTCCCTCCTGGAGGCGCACCGGATGAACATCGTCCAGCTGAGGGCTATGGGCCTGCTGGACGCCGCCGTGGTCGAGGGGGATGTGGCCGAGGCGTTGGCACTCTCCCGGGACTTGTTGGAGAAGGTGGCCCTGGAGTGCGCGCCCGGGTACACCTGGCCGCTGCTGGAGCAGATGGCCGAGGCGGCCCGGCCGGGGTCGGAACAAGGGCGTGCGGAGCGGGGCCACGGGACGGACAACGCCGAGGCAGCCTGCCAGATCCGCGCGCTGATCGCCCGGACCGCGGGGAAGACACCCGTCGCCGGGCTGGTCCAACCGGCGCACTCGGCCTCGGTCACCGCCCTGCTCGCCGAGGGCGAGGGGGCCGCCACGGAACTGGCCGAGCTGTGGGCCGCGGCAGTACGGGCCTGGGAGCACACCCCGATGCGGCTGCACCTGGCCCGCGCACGGCTGCACGAGGCCGAGGCCCGGGTCGCCGCCGGTGAGCGGGAAGCGGCCGTGCTACTCACCAGCCAGGCGCACGAGACGGCCACCGAATGCGGCGCGGTCCCGCTGGCCCGGACCGCCGAGGACCTGGCCCGCCGACTGGGCACGGGGCTGTCCGGGGGGTCGGTGCCCCCGCCCGCCCCCGCCGGACTGACCGGCCGTGAGACGGAGGTGCTGCGGCTGCTGGCCTCCGGCGCCACCAACGCCGACATCGCCGCCGAGCTGTTCATCAGCCCCAAGACGGCCAGCGTGCACGTGTCCAACATCCTCGGCAAGCTGGCCGTCCCCAACCGCGCCACCGCCGGAGCCCGAGCCCGCGAATTCGGCCTGGCATGAGCGGCCTGGCCTTCTCGCCTCGCCCGAGGGCCTCCTCGACCCACCGGTCCGCCGGTCAGGGCTCGGGGACGACGGCTTCCACCACTCGGGTGACCAGGTCGTCCAGGGAGCCCTCGGCTGCCAGCACCCCGGGCAGGGTGAGGTGTTCGGTGACCAGCCGGTTCAGGGCGAGGTAGAGCAGGACCACGGTGTCCCTGGCGCCGGGCATGCCCTGTTCCTCGTGGAAGGCGATGTTGGCGTCCAGGTCCGCGCGGACGCGGGCGGTGAGGTCCGCGCGCAGTTCGGGGCGCCGGGTGGCCTCCAGCTGGAGTTCCAGGGTGGCCAGGTACACGTGGGGTTCGGCGGTCAGGCGCGTGACCGTGGCGCGCATGGCCTCGGTCAGGGCGGCCCGGTCACGGGGGCCGCTGATGACGGCGTCCCACTCCTGCTGCTCGGGCATGAAACGCTCGTAGGTGCGCACACCGGTCTGGGCGAGCAGGTCCTCGCGATTGGCGAAGTAGTTGGAGGCGGTGCCGACCGGTACCCCCGCGCGGGAGTCGACGGCGCGGAAGGTGAGTCCACGTGCGCCCTCCGCTGCGAGTGTCTCGATGGCGGCGTCCAGCAGCGCCGCGCGCCGCTCCGGGTTCTTGACCACGTGTTCCTCCCTCTCTCCGAGAAGCTCTGAAAACCCCTTGGCAAACCACTACATACGAAGTACTTTGCTTGAAGTACTTCAAGCATAGTGGTCAACTGGCCACGAAGACACTCTCGCGAGGAGACGCATGCGAACCCTCACCTACTTCGTCGCGGTCTCGCTCGACGGCTACGTCTGCGCGCCCGACGGATCCTTCGACTTCTTTCCCGTCGGCGACGCCAACGGAGACCTCGGGGACAACGGCGAGTTCCACCTGAACGAGTACCCGGAACTGCTCCCCGCCCCAGCCCGCAAAGCACTCGGCGTGGACGTGCACAACAAGCACTTCGACACCATGCTGCAGGGCCGGGGCTCCTACCAGGTCGGCCTCGACGAGGGGATGACCAGCCCCTACGGGCACATGCGCGAGTACGTCTTCTCCCGCACCCTGCCCCAGGGCATCGACCCGAACGTCACGGTGGTGGCCACCGACCCGCTGGAGACGGTTCGTGAACTCAAGAAGGAGGACGGACCGCTGGGCATCTGCATGGTCGGCGGGCCCAGCATCGCCGGACTCCTGCTGCCGGAGATCGACGAGCTCATGATCAAGCGCTACCCGGTCGTGGCCGGGCACGGAAAGCCCTTCTTCGAGGGCGCGGCCTTCGCCCCCGCCGAGTTCGAGCGGGTGGAGAGCCACGTCTTCGAGAAGGGTGCCGACTACACCCTCTTCCGCCGGCGCACCGCCGTCGCGACGTGACCCGGAACGCGCCGGGGGCCGTCGTACGCGCTCACACCGTCCAGCGGTTGGTGATGGGCAGACGGCGGTCCCGGCTGAGGTTGCGGGAACTGATCTTGGTACCGGGCGCGGTCTGGCGGCGCTTGTACTCGGCCCGGTCCACCAGCCGGATCACCCGACGCACCAGCTCGAGGTCGTACCCGGCGAAGACCAGCTCCGCCTCCCCCCGATCGGTGCCCACGTAGGCGTCCAGGACCGCGTCCAGCAACGCGTAGTCGGGCAGGGAGTCCGCGTCGAGCTGATCGGGGCGCAGCTCCGCGCTGGGCGGTTTGGTGATCGAGTTCTCCGGGATCGGCGGGGTGTGCCCCTGCCGGGCCGCCTCGGCGTTGCGCCACAGCGCCAGCTCCCACACCAGCGTCTTCCAGCAGTCCTTGATCGGGGCGAACCCGCCCACCGAGTCGCCGTACAGCGTGGAGTAGCCGGTGGCGGCCTCGCTCTTGTTACCGGTGGCCAGCACCAGATGGCCCTCCTGGTTGGACAGCGCCATGAGCAGCGTGCCGCGCACCCGCGCCTGGAGGTTCTCCGCGGCGAGCCCGCTCAACGGAGCGTCAGCACCCGCCGCCGCATGCTCGAAGGCCTCGACCACCGGGGCGATCGGCACCGTGCGGGCCGCGAAACCCTGGCGTTGGGCCAGGTCCTGCGCGTCAGCGACCGAGTGCCCACTGGAGTAGGTGCTGGGCAGCAGGATCCCGTGCACCCGCTCCGGGCCCAGAGCGTCCACGGCGACGGTCGCGACCAGGGCCGAGTCGATACCCCCGGAGATCCCCAGGACCGCCGAGGCGAACCCGTTCTTGGCCGCGTAGTCGCGCAGGCCCACCACCAGCGCGCGGTAGACCTCCCCGACGTCGGAAAGCGGATCCGGGCGCGGGGTGACGGTGTTGCGCCCGGGCTCACGGGACTCCTCTTCGCAGGGCTCCGCGGGTACGGCGGACAGCGTGCGCCGGACGACCCGCAGACCGTCCACCACCTCGCCGTCACCGGCGCCGTCCCTGGTCTGCGCGGCCTCCGCCAGGTCCAGGTCGGCGACCAGCAGAGCGTCCTCGAACTGCGGAGCACGCGCCACCAGCTCGCCCTCGGCGTCCACCACCAGGGAGTCGCCCTCGAAGACCAGGTCGTCCTGACCGCCGACCATGTTCACGTAGGCCACGGCCGCGCCGGTCTCACGGGCGCGGCGCGAGCAGAGTTCGAGGCGCACGTCGTCCTTGTGCCGCTCATAGGGCGAGCCGTTCAGCGTGACCAGCAGACCGGCCCTCGCCGCACGCGTCGCGGTGACCGGACCGCCGTCCTGCCACAGGTCCTCGCAGACGGCCAGGGCCACGTCCACCCCGCGCACCCGGATCACCGGCAGGGTGTCACCGGGCACGAAGTTGCGGTACTCGTCGAAGACCCCGTAGTTGGGCAGATGGTGCTTGGCGGAGGTGAGCTCGACACGGCCCCCGTGCAACACGGCGACCGCGTTCTGCGGCGCCCCGGAGGGCTGGCCGTACCGCTCACCCGGGCCTTCTCTCCGGGAGAGGAATCCCACCACCACCGGCAGCTCGCCCATCCCCGCTTCGGCCAGATCGGTGGCCAGCGCCCGGGTGGCCCGCACAGACGCCGACACGAACGAGTCGCGCAGGGCCAGGTCCTCGACCGGGTAACCGGTGACGATCATCTCCGGCAGCACCACCAGGTGGGCCCCCGCCGCCGTGGCTCGCCGGGCGGAGTCCACCACGAGCCGACCGTTTCCCTCCAGGTCACCCACGGTGGGGTTGACCTGGGCCAGTGCGATTCTCAGCTGTGCCACGGGCCGAGCGTATCCACCGATTGTTTCCGGGGCGTGTTACATCACCGATCCGGCACGACGAATCCGGCCCGGGATGGCCCGAAACCCCTGCGCCAGAGGTCATAATGCGTGTGCGGGGGACGGACCGGGCAGGCTGGCTGGCGTGTGCGGAAATACCCTGGAAATATCCGCACGGCACACTGGTCCTGGGACAACGCGTCCGGCTTGGCTCCGCTCAGGTGGACCGGGACCGGGACCGACCGGCATCGAGGAAGGTTGATCGTGAATCGACAGCAGGAATTCGTGCTCCGCACGTTGGAGGAGCGCGACATCCGGTTCGTGAGGCTGTGGTTCACCGACGTGCTCGGGTACCTCAAGTCCGTGGCGGTGGCACCCGCCGAACTGGAGGCGGCCTTCTCCGAGGGCATCGGGTTCGACGGTTCGGCCATCGAGGGCTTCGCCCGGGTGTACGAGGCCGACATGCTCGCCCAACCCGACCCCTCCACCTTCCAGGTGCTGCCCTGGCGCAACGAACCGCACGGCACCGCGCGCATGTACTGCGACATCCTCATGCCCGACGGCTCGCCGTCCCCGGCGGACCCGCGGCACGTGCTCAAGCGGCAGCTCGGCAAGGCCTCCGACCTCGGGTTCACGTTCTACACGCACCCCGAGATCGAGTTCTACCTCCTGAAGAAGTTCCCCGAGCACGGCGAGTTCCCCGAGCCCAACGACTCCGGCGGCTACTTCGACCACACACCGCACAACAGCGCGCACGACTTCCGGCGCAACGCGATCAACATGCTCGAGGCCATGGGCATCTCGGTGGAGTTCAGCCACCACGAGGGCGGCCCGGGCCAGCAGGAGATCGACCTGCGCTACGCGGACGCGCTGACCACCGCCGACAACATCAT
This DNA window, taken from Nocardiopsis exhalans, encodes the following:
- a CDS encoding helix-turn-helix transcriptional regulator, encoding MGDMPLLSDTSPVFVGRLDHLRLLTEQAHRVRTGPPEMLLVGGDAGVGKSRLVAEFAATRPPGTVFLGACLQLGVDGLSYAPFTAVLRQILRERGRPPFESAAPGGIGEFARLLPELGEPSADRRENRGILFEQVLRLFDQVAGDDGITVVLEDLHWADGATRDLLVFLARNLDRPGTQIVATYRSDDLHRSHPLRRLLPELERLPRVGRIVLEPLTREEAGRQAAAIRGEVLGEDALNTLYQRSEGVPLFVEALAAADSCPDDDDPDLPDHFRDLFLEPLHRFDESAMAVLRVAAVGAVADSIEHEFLYHAAGLPEHELEAALHMLVDANVLRPGRTGYRFRHALLRDAVHEEILPGPHARLHLRFAQLIDEYPAVVPVDRRAAEQAHHYQAAQDLPRAMEAAWWAAVQAKKTLAFDERLDMLERVLALWDRVPDPSSRVEGLSWAQVISRAANTAISANRNRRALELVDEALATLSEDATDNETLTMRAVLLRQRGQARAYHVRDGGIGDLVRALELHPPHMPGYSQLLAILARECALLREDRAETLEQKLLRELADSGRGPRALAEMAIEAADTDSLSDACATADARITLGGAYMQEGDIGRGRPLMEQGLTEAKELRQPHMEARGAGNLGHFLRELGHHEEGMRVLDESLARHESLGWAPARKSFNHQNRAEILLELGDLRGTREIFRLYLSRDQRDGKHLHYIQAVEARAAAAMGDAAAARAAAGPKGDRSLLEAHRMNIVQLRAMGLLDAAVVEGDVAEALALSRDLLEKVALECAPGYTWPLLEQMAEAARPGSEQGRAERGHGTDNAEAACQIRALIARTAGKTPVAGLVQPAHSASVTALLAEGEGAATELAELWAAAVRAWEHTPMRLHLARARLHEAEARVAAGEREAAVLLTSQAHETATECGAVPLARTAEDLARRLGTGLSGGSVPPPAPAGLTGRETEVLRLLASGATNADIAAELFISPKTASVHVSNILGKLAVPNRATAGARAREFGLA
- a CDS encoding TetR/AcrR family transcriptional regulator produces the protein MVKNPERRAALLDAAIETLAAEGARGLTFRAVDSRAGVPVGTASNYFANREDLLAQTGVRTYERFMPEQQEWDAVISGPRDRAALTEAMRATVTRLTAEPHVYLATLELQLEATRRPELRADLTARVRADLDANIAFHEEQGMPGARDTVVLLYLALNRLVTEHLTLPGVLAAEGSLDDLVTRVVEAVVPEP
- a CDS encoding dihydrofolate reductase family protein; this encodes MRTLTYFVAVSLDGYVCAPDGSFDFFPVGDANGDLGDNGEFHLNEYPELLPAPARKALGVDVHNKHFDTMLQGRGSYQVGLDEGMTSPYGHMREYVFSRTLPQGIDPNVTVVATDPLETVRELKKEDGPLGICMVGGPSIAGLLLPEIDELMIKRYPVVAGHGKPFFEGAAFAPAEFERVESHVFEKGADYTLFRRRTAVAT
- a CDS encoding NAD+ synthase, encoding MAQLRIALAQVNPTVGDLEGNGRLVVDSARRATAAGAHLVVLPEMIVTGYPVEDLALRDSFVSASVRATRALATDLAEAGMGELPVVVGFLSRREGPGERYGQPSGAPQNAVAVLHGGRVELTSAKHHLPNYGVFDEYRNFVPGDTLPVIRVRGVDVALAVCEDLWQDGGPVTATRAARAGLLVTLNGSPYERHKDDVRLELCSRRARETGAAVAYVNMVGGQDDLVFEGDSLVVDAEGELVARAPQFEDALLVADLDLAEAAQTRDGAGDGEVVDGLRVVRRTLSAVPAEPCEEESREPGRNTVTPRPDPLSDVGEVYRALVVGLRDYAAKNGFASAVLGISGGIDSALVATVAVDALGPERVHGILLPSTYSSGHSVADAQDLAQRQGFAARTVPIAPVVEAFEHAAAGADAPLSGLAAENLQARVRGTLLMALSNQEGHLVLATGNKSEAATGYSTLYGDSVGGFAPIKDCWKTLVWELALWRNAEAARQGHTPPIPENSITKPPSAELRPDQLDADSLPDYALLDAVLDAYVGTDRGEAELVFAGYDLELVRRVIRLVDRAEYKRRQTAPGTKISSRNLSRDRRLPITNRWTV